The genomic stretch AATACGCAAAGGGATCTATTTTTGAAAAAGCTATCTAATGAAATTAGCCATATCCAATAAAAAGCCCTCATGCGATCGCATGGGGCTATGAGGGAGTTTTCAAACAGTTCGAGAAGCCTTAACTAACCTAAGTTGCTACCCATAGATTAACGCTAAGAGCAAGGACAAAGAGCATGACTTTAAGCTCAAATCCCTTGGCAGTAACAGCATGAATCGATTTAGGTAAAAATTGTGATATCAAACTGCCAGAGGTTTCAATTACTTTACGCTTATGGTGCTGGAGAAATTGAACATAGGCAGGTACAGGTCGTTTTGAATTGCGTTTTCGCATAGCTGAGAGCTGGATATTCGAGACTGTCAAGTAAAATGTGTAAAGTCTAGAAGCTAGACGTGGAGACGATCCTCGAAGAGGATGGCAAAGCGATTAAGAGCAGGTTTCCAATCACGAATCGGCATCGTCCACTTCTTCGAGATATTCCGCATTGCTAAATAAACGAGCTTGAAAGCAGCATCATCAGAGGGAAAAATCTGTTGGGATTTAATCACCTTCCGCAAACTACTGTTCATCGACTCAATCGCATTGGTGGTATAAATCGCCCTGCGAATCTCGGTCGGGAAAGCAAAGAAGGGGATAATGTTTGCCCAATGACTGCGCCAAGACTTGGAGATTGATGGATATTGCTTGTCCCACTTTTCAGCAAAGAGTTCGAGATTAAACTCAGCCTCCGATTCCGTCGCCGCGCTATAAATAGCCTTGAGGTCAGCACAAACTTGCTTGCGTTGTTGCCAAGGTACAAAAGCGACCGAGTTTCTGACCATGTGGACAATGCATAACTGCACCTGAGTTTTAGGAAATACCGTCTCAATCGCATTAGGGAAACCAGTCAAGCCATCGACACAGGCAATCAAAATATCTTTGACCCCACGGTTGTGAATTTCGGTGAGTACTGACAACCAGAATTTCGCACCTTCATTCGGAGAAATCCACATACCCAGTAATTCCTTGTACCCGTCCATATTCACGCCCAAGGCAAAGTACAAGGATTTGTTAATCACTCTGCCATTGTCTCGGACTTTGATGACTAGACAGTCCAGAAAGACGATTGGATAGACTGCTTCAAGGGGACGGTTTTGCCATTGCTTCACCTCGTCAATTACTGCATCTGTAACATTGGAAATAAGTGTTGGTGATACTTCAACACCATACATTTCTTGCAACTGGGCTTGAATATCCCTGACACTCATACCTCGTGCGTAGAGAGCAATGATCTTTTCATCTAGTCCTGACAAGCGACTTTGTCCTTTCTTCACCATCTGCGGTTCAAACTCCCCTTGCCGATCTCGGGGGACTGCGATTTCGGCTACGCCAAAGTCACCTTGCACTTTTTTCTGGCTATAACCGTTGCGACTGTTAGTTTGTCCTTCTGGTCTAGGTTCGTGCTTACCGTATCCCAGATGGGTTGATAGTTCTGCTTCCAATGCTCTCTCCACCAACGCGGTTGTCAGTTGTTTCAGGATTCCTCCTTCTCCGAATAGGTCAGGTGGTGTTTTACATTCTTGCAGCAATTCGTCGAGCAATTCTTTGCGTATATTCATCAGTTTTAGTGTTGGTAATTGTGTGTCTAGATCATCTCTCTGTATATATCCCAGACTTTACACACTTCACTTTACACTCTCGGATATTCTCGGCTTCCAGCAATAAATCTTCCACTTCATAATCGTTGTAAGCTTTATCTGCATAGACTAGAGAGCCTTCAGGTAAAGCAAATGGAAATACTTTCAACCCTCTAACATCAGCAAATGAGCCTGAAGTTAGAAAAAACTCCACAGGTTCTCCCGACTCTGTCGCTATCAAATGAATTTTAATACCGTAAAAGTACCGTTTCTTGCTGGCTTGATAGCCTCGATACTCTTCATTTCCATCATAGATTTTTGACCTTGGTATGCGGATATTGTCACAAACGGGTATCGGAAAACTATCAATGCTGTAAATCGATTTGGTGTTCAGTTGTTTCCATGCTTGTCCCAAAGCTTCAAACAACATCAATAGCATCGGTTCCACCCTATACAATCTGCGGTTGAACCGACTCCGACTAAGCATTTTGGGAATGTATTGTGGCTCTGACAAATGTTTTCTTGCCTTCTCGAAATTT from Pseudanabaena sp. Chao 1811 encodes the following:
- a CDS encoding IS256 family transposase, encoding MNIRKELLDELLQECKTPPDLFGEGGILKQLTTALVERALEAELSTHLGYGKHEPRPEGQTNSRNGYSQKKVQGDFGVAEIAVPRDRQGEFEPQMVKKGQSRLSGLDEKIIALYARGMSVRDIQAQLQEMYGVEVSPTLISNVTDAVIDEVKQWQNRPLEAVYPIVFLDCLVIKVRDNGRVINKSLYFALGVNMDGYKELLGMWISPNEGAKFWLSVLTEIHNRGVKDILIACVDGLTGFPNAIETVFPKTQVQLCIVHMVRNSVAFVPWQQRKQVCADLKAIYSAATESEAEFNLELFAEKWDKQYPSISKSWRSHWANIIPFFAFPTEIRRAIYTTNAIESMNSSLRKVIKSQQIFPSDDAAFKLVYLAMRNISKKWTMPIRDWKPALNRFAILFEDRLHV
- a CDS encoding IS982 family transposase: MNDEIVAIYCLCDDILRAMNHRDDSQQQMSDAEVMTTVIVAVVYFCGNFEKARKHLSEPQYIPKMLSRSRFNRRLYRVEPMLLMLFEALGQAWKQLNTKSIYSIDSFPIPVCDNIRIPRSKIYDGNEEYRGYQASKKRYFYGIKIHLIATESGEPVEFFLTSGSFADVRGLKVFPFALPEGSLVYADKAYNDYEVEDLLLEAENIRECKVKCVKSGIYTER